GTAAAGACAATGTCTCCTGAGGATGTTGTCGAAGAGGTTAAGAAGTCTGGATTACGTGGCCGTGGGGGAGCTGGTTTTCCTACGGGGATGAAATGGTCCTTTTTGGCTAAACCTGAGGGCGTGCCACGCTATTTGGTCTGTAATGCCGACGAGTCTGAGCCAGGAACATTCAAAGACCGTTATTTAATGACACATATTCCGCATGCACTTATTGAGGGAATGATTATATCGAGCTTCGCTTTGGGGGCTCACACGTCGTATATCTATGTGCGTGGAGAGATGATGCCACAGATCAGAATTCTGGAGCGTGCTATTGCTGAAGCCAAGGAAAAAGGGTTCTTGGGTAAAAATATTTTAGGTTCGGGTTATGATCTAGAAATCTATGTTCAACCGGGGGGCGGAGCCTATATCTGTGGTGAGGAGACGGCTTTATTAGAGTCCTTAGAAGGCAAACGAGGTAACCCACGTATAAAACCTCCTTTTCCCGCAATTGCTGGCTTATATAATTGCCCCACCGTGGTGAATAATGTGGAGTCAATCGCAGCGACGGTTCCGATTATAAATTTGGGTGGCGATGAGTATGCAAAGATCGGTATAGAACGTAGTACTGGAACAAAGTTGATTTCTGCGAGCGGAAATATTGTAAAACCAGGTGTCTATGAAATTGAACTTGGTCTGCCTGTGGAAGAGTTTATTTTTTCAGACGAATATTGTGGTGGTATAGCCAATGGGAAGCGACTAAAAGCTGTTGTGGCTGGGGGCTCTTCGGTCCCTATTTTACCAGCCAACTTAATTTTGAAAACTGCCGCTGGAAATAGTCGATTGATGACCTATGAGTCGTTGGCTGATGGCGGCTTCCAGACGGGTACAATGCTTGGATCGGGTGGTTTCATCGTATTTGATGAGGATCAATGCGTGGTGCGTAACACGTGGAACTTTGCGCGATTCTATCATCATGAAAGTTGTGGTCAGTGTTCGCCTTGTCGTGAAGGAACGGGTTGGATGGAGAAGGTGCTGCATAAGATCGAGAGCGGACATGGCTCGATGTCAGACATTGATTTGCTGTGGGATGTGCAGCGAAAAATTGAAGGAAATACAATCTGTCCACTCGGTGATGCTGCGGCATGGCCTGTGGCAGCAGCAATAAGACATTTTAGGGATGAATTTGAATGGCATATCCTTCATCCGGAAGAGTCACAAACACGGAATTATGGACTGGCACATTATGCTGATCCTTTACAACCAATAGTATCATAATAGAAGCTGTAACGCTAAATAAATCATATCATGGCAGAAGCGGAAGATGTAAAGTTTAAAGTTACCATCGATGGTATACCTGTAGAGGTTGCTCCTGGGACAAGCATATTAAATGCTGCGAGACAGATCGGTGGTGATATTGTCCCTCCGGCAATGTGTTATTACTCCAAATTGGAGGGAAGTGGCGGTAAGTGCCGTACGTGCTTGGTAAAGGTATCGAAGGGATCGGAAAAAGATCCTCGGCCTATGCCAAAATTGGTTGCATCTTGCCGTACAACGGTGATGGACGGTATGGAAGTACAAAATATTACTTCGCCAGAGGTGGTGGAAGCAAGAAAAGGTGTTGTTGAAATCTTATTGATCAATCATCCCTTGGATTGTCCAATCTGTGATCAGGCAGGTGAATGTAAATTGCAAGATCTTAGTTACGAACACGGTAGTGCACATACGCGTTACGAATTCGACAGGCGTACTTTTGAACGTATCGATCTGGGTGATAAGATCCAATTGCATATGAATCGCTGTATCTTATGCTACCGTTGTGTGTATGTTGCCAATCAGTTGACCGATCAGCGTGTACACGGTATATTAGGGCGAGGTGATCATTCAGAGATCTCTACTTATATCGAAAATGTGATTGATAATGATTTTTCTGGGAATGTCATTGATGTGTGTCCTGTGGGCGCTCTGACGGATAAAACCTTCCGATTTAAAAATAGAGTATGGTTTACCAAACCGGTTGATGCACATCGCGATTGCCCCACTTGTTCAGGTAAGGTAACGTTATGGTATAAGGGGGAAGAGGTTATTCGGGTGACCGCGCGAAAGGATGAATTTGGCGAAGTGGAAGAGTTTATTTGTAATACCTGCCGCTATGATCAGAAAAAAACAAGTGATTGGATATTGGAGGAGCCAACAGAAATAGACCCACATTCGGTTATCTCGGCTAATCATTACGAGTTATTTAATCCACCTAAAGTCGTTAAGGAAAATCCGGTACTGCAGGAAAAAAATCGCGAACAGTTGGCTAGAACAGAAAAATTGAAATAATCACGAATATGGAGTGGTCTTTTGTCATAGAAAAATTAATACTGGTGTTTATCATCTTCGTAGTTACTTTGTTAATTGCGATGTATTCTACGCTAGCAGAACGTAAAATTGCCGGTTTTATGCAGGATCGATATGGTCCCGACCGGGCTGGTCTATTTGGAATTTTGCAGCCCTTATGCGACGGCGGGAAGTTCTTCTTTAAGGAGGAAATTATACCCGCTGGTGCACACAAGGCACTTTTTATCCTAGGGCCTACCATTGCTATTATAACGGCCTGTATCAGCTCGGCGGTTATTCCTTGGGGACAGGAGTTACAGATTGGAGATCGAACGATTTCTTTGCAGGTGGCCGATGTTAATGTCGGTATTTTGTATATGTTTGGTGTCATAGCATTGGGTGTATATGGAATCATGTTGGGCGGCTGGGCGTCAAATAATAAGTTTTCATTGATGGGTGCTATTCGCGCAGCATCACAGAGCATCAGTTATGAAATTGCGATGGGGCTTTCGATAATCGCTTTATTAATGGTGACACAAAGCCTCTCCCTGAAGGAAATCGTTGCGCAACAGTCGGGTTTTGTCAATTGGAATATCTGGGCGCAACCATTGGGTTTCATCATCTTTATGGTTTGTGCTTTTGCAGAATGTAATCGGGTACCTTTTGATTTACCAGAATGTGAAACGGAGCTTGTTGGTGGTTATCATACGGAGTACTCTTCTATGAAATTGGGGCTCTATATGTTCTCCGAATACATCAATATGTTTGTCTCCTCGGCACTTATGGCTTCACTTTATTTTGGTGGTTATAATTTCCCTTTTATGAATGATCTGGGATTGTCTGCCAATATGATCACGATCCTCGGAGTGGTTGTATTCTTCATTAAAATATTGCTGTTTATCTTTTTCTTTATGTGGGTGCGCTGGACATTACCGCGCTTCCGCTATGATCAACTGATGAATCTGGGCTGGAAAATGCTGATCCCATTGGCGATTGCCAATATCGTACTTACAGGTGTATTTACATTGATTAAAGACACATATTTCTCATAAGAAAGGACTTTTATGCAACTAACCAATCGTAAAAAAGTAATTGAACAAAAACCGATGACATTCGCCGAAAGAATCTACTTTCCGGCTATTGTAAAAGGTTTGCGAATTACATTAAGGCATTTTTTTAAAAAAATACCAACCATTAAATATCCTGAGGAAATAAGACCTTATTCGAAAAATTTTAGAGGGCAGCACTCGCTCAAACGTGATGAAGAGGGGCGCGAACGTTGTACAGCCTGTGGATTATGTGCCTTATCCTGTCCTGCGGAGGCGATTACCATGACCGCTGCGGAGCGTAAAAAAGGGGAGGAGCATCTTTATCGCGAGGAAAAATATGCGTCAGTATATGAAATCAATATGTTGCGTTGTATTTTCTGTGGCCTTTGTGAAGAGGCTTGCCCAAAAGAAGCGATCTATTTGGACGGTCCCCATGTGACCGCAGATTATCTCCGCAAGGA
The genomic region above belongs to Sphingobacterium zeae and contains:
- the nuoF gene encoding NADH-quinone oxidoreductase subunit NuoF, whose amino-acid sequence is MARKLLLTHIDVPGINTFEVYRQKGGYVAVEKVVKTMSPEDVVEEVKKSGLRGRGGAGFPTGMKWSFLAKPEGVPRYLVCNADESEPGTFKDRYLMTHIPHALIEGMIISSFALGAHTSYIYVRGEMMPQIRILERAIAEAKEKGFLGKNILGSGYDLEIYVQPGGGAYICGEETALLESLEGKRGNPRIKPPFPAIAGLYNCPTVVNNVESIAATVPIINLGGDEYAKIGIERSTGTKLISASGNIVKPGVYEIELGLPVEEFIFSDEYCGGIANGKRLKAVVAGGSSVPILPANLILKTAAGNSRLMTYESLADGGFQTGTMLGSGGFIVFDEDQCVVRNTWNFARFYHHESCGQCSPCREGTGWMEKVLHKIESGHGSMSDIDLLWDVQRKIEGNTICPLGDAAAWPVAAAIRHFRDEFEWHILHPEESQTRNYGLAHYADPLQPIVS
- a CDS encoding 2Fe-2S iron-sulfur cluster-binding protein gives rise to the protein MAEAEDVKFKVTIDGIPVEVAPGTSILNAARQIGGDIVPPAMCYYSKLEGSGGKCRTCLVKVSKGSEKDPRPMPKLVASCRTTVMDGMEVQNITSPEVVEARKGVVEILLINHPLDCPICDQAGECKLQDLSYEHGSAHTRYEFDRRTFERIDLGDKIQLHMNRCILCYRCVYVANQLTDQRVHGILGRGDHSEISTYIENVIDNDFSGNVIDVCPVGALTDKTFRFKNRVWFTKPVDAHRDCPTCSGKVTLWYKGEEVIRVTARKDEFGEVEEFICNTCRYDQKKTSDWILEEPTEIDPHSVISANHYELFNPPKVVKENPVLQEKNREQLARTEKLK
- the nuoH gene encoding NADH-quinone oxidoreductase subunit NuoH — protein: MEWSFVIEKLILVFIIFVVTLLIAMYSTLAERKIAGFMQDRYGPDRAGLFGILQPLCDGGKFFFKEEIIPAGAHKALFILGPTIAIITACISSAVIPWGQELQIGDRTISLQVADVNVGILYMFGVIALGVYGIMLGGWASNNKFSLMGAIRAASQSISYEIAMGLSIIALLMVTQSLSLKEIVAQQSGFVNWNIWAQPLGFIIFMVCAFAECNRVPFDLPECETELVGGYHTEYSSMKLGLYMFSEYINMFVSSALMASLYFGGYNFPFMNDLGLSANMITILGVVVFFIKILLFIFFFMWVRWTLPRFRYDQLMNLGWKMLIPLAIANIVLTGVFTLIKDTYFS
- a CDS encoding NuoI/complex I 23 kDa subunit family protein; the encoded protein is MQLTNRKKVIEQKPMTFAERIYFPAIVKGLRITLRHFFKKIPTIKYPEEIRPYSKNFRGQHSLKRDEEGRERCTACGLCALSCPAEAITMTAAERKKGEEHLYREEKYASVYEINMLRCIFCGLCEEACPKEAIYLDGPHVTADYLRKDFIYGKDKLVEPTFDITKLKS